In Nocardioides sp. InS609-2, a single genomic region encodes these proteins:
- a CDS encoding glycosyltransferase family A protein — protein sequence MPRQTVVRHNDWSVLTPPALGQWEPTKTVTMVVPAYNYHRTLPYVLAGLAAQSYPAHLMEVVVVDDQSTPPLELPEVRPDNTRILRVESGWGRANAAHLGALASDGEVLHWYDADMLAHRQEVEAQLRWHHLIDYAVPGGDKRFVDPASLFDRTPTEVRDVVAEGGAADLFPGEEHEKHTWVEGFWKRTDDLRKAGPRAQRVHIGMTGSVSRDLYFSSRGFDPMLRLGEDMAVGHELAQAGGVFIVDREAMSWHLGRSQVLRRAELVNRYNDPYLANLVPAMRPKRNRHGRTYEVPYLEVVVPLGPADETVRVVDALLDSSVPDLRVVVVGPWDDVHEDRIQPVEDPVLETRIVHRSYRGEPRVRLVSSVDPDTDAEFRLTLPGVAFAPSYDAMGALLDDLERTHHGERIIAFPDGSTTRLTRIAARARVERLLDEGEDPDALMAAAFGLVEYDAARAGFLPIADRVVERFELRAKPAMDPAASSALLDEKLSRSDAEPEQLGDDRRNWWRRS from the coding sequence ATGCCGCGGCAGACCGTCGTACGCCACAACGACTGGAGCGTGCTCACCCCGCCGGCGCTGGGGCAGTGGGAGCCGACGAAGACCGTCACGATGGTGGTGCCGGCGTACAACTATCACCGCACGCTGCCCTACGTGCTTGCCGGTCTGGCGGCGCAGAGCTACCCAGCCCACCTGATGGAGGTCGTCGTCGTCGACGACCAGAGCACGCCGCCGCTCGAGCTGCCCGAGGTGCGGCCCGACAACACCCGCATCCTCCGCGTCGAGTCGGGCTGGGGGCGCGCGAATGCCGCTCACCTGGGGGCGTTGGCGAGCGACGGCGAGGTGCTGCACTGGTACGACGCCGACATGCTCGCCCATCGCCAGGAGGTCGAGGCGCAGCTGCGCTGGCACCACCTCATCGACTATGCAGTGCCCGGTGGCGACAAGCGGTTCGTCGACCCGGCATCTCTTTTCGACCGTACGCCGACCGAGGTGCGCGACGTCGTCGCCGAGGGTGGCGCGGCCGACCTCTTCCCCGGCGAGGAGCACGAGAAGCACACCTGGGTGGAGGGCTTCTGGAAGCGCACCGATGATCTGCGGAAGGCCGGCCCACGCGCGCAGCGGGTGCACATCGGCATGACCGGCTCGGTCTCCCGTGACCTCTACTTCTCCTCACGCGGCTTCGACCCGATGCTCCGTCTGGGCGAGGACATGGCCGTCGGCCACGAGCTGGCGCAGGCCGGCGGCGTCTTCATCGTCGACCGCGAGGCGATGAGCTGGCACCTCGGCCGGTCGCAGGTGCTGCGTCGCGCCGAGCTGGTCAACCGCTACAACGACCCGTACCTCGCCAACCTCGTGCCCGCGATGCGCCCCAAGCGCAACCGGCACGGCCGCACCTACGAGGTGCCCTACCTCGAGGTCGTCGTGCCGCTCGGCCCCGCCGACGAGACCGTGCGCGTGGTCGACGCCCTGCTCGACTCGTCCGTGCCCGACCTGCGGGTCGTCGTCGTCGGACCCTGGGACGACGTGCACGAGGACCGCATCCAGCCCGTCGAGGACCCCGTGCTCGAGACCCGCATCGTGCACCGGTCGTATCGCGGCGAGCCCCGGGTGCGGCTCGTGTCATCGGTCGACCCGGACACCGACGCGGAGTTCCGGCTGACCCTGCCCGGCGTCGCCTTCGCGCCGTCGTACGACGCGATGGGCGCGCTGCTCGACGACCTCGAACGCACCCACCACGGCGAGCGCATCATCGCCTTCCCCGACGGCTCCACCACACGGTTGACACGGATCGCGGCCCGGGCGCGGGTCGAGCGACTGCTCGACGAGGGCGAAGACCCCGACGCGCTGATGGCCGCGGCCTTCGGCCTCGTGGAGTACGACGCGGCGCGGGCCGGGTTCCTGCCGATCGCCGATCGCGTGGTCGAGCGGTTCGAGCTGCGCGCCAAGCCCGCAATGGACCCGGCTGCGTCGTCGGCGCTGCTGGACGAGAAGTTGTCGCGGTCGGACGCCGAACCAGAGCAACTGGGCGACGACAGGCGCAACTGGTGGCGGCGTAGCTGA
- a CDS encoding glycosyltransferase translates to MSADIPTLEGISEYDVTWPWREGRLSPGLTCVFRVRNEARNLPWVLPPILDAVQHVVFVDNGSDDGTPELAAQIAKEHGATDRFTGLTYPHQVSRAGAEHLATPATSVHSLAHFYNWSFSKVRTSYSMKWDGDMVLSPEGVSILRDLSWQLETSRAIVAMPRHPLTVVDESTGWIDLSLSFLEPWIYPMGPDFTFVKAFDWELREYPSDTERIVLPQGLCVEVMWHDADEFAHWRKDGVDFTNTRLYRKLREFEVDDAIRTGTPLNGLVKVTAPAGVHIIDHVTHTWLREQPRPLVKHSLPPSLSLRKAKP, encoded by the coding sequence GTGAGCGCTGACATCCCCACGCTCGAGGGCATCAGCGAGTACGACGTCACCTGGCCCTGGCGCGAAGGTCGACTGAGCCCCGGGCTGACGTGTGTCTTCCGGGTGCGCAACGAGGCGCGCAACCTGCCGTGGGTGCTGCCGCCCATCCTCGACGCCGTGCAGCACGTGGTGTTCGTGGACAACGGGTCCGACGACGGCACCCCCGAGCTGGCCGCGCAGATCGCCAAGGAGCACGGCGCGACCGACAGGTTCACCGGGCTGACCTATCCGCACCAGGTCTCCCGCGCCGGCGCCGAGCACCTGGCCACGCCGGCGACGAGCGTGCACTCGCTGGCGCACTTCTACAACTGGTCGTTCAGCAAGGTGCGCACGTCGTACTCCATGAAGTGGGACGGCGACATGGTGCTCTCACCCGAGGGCGTGTCGATCCTGCGCGACCTCTCGTGGCAGCTCGAGACCAGCCGGGCGATCGTCGCGATGCCGCGGCACCCGCTGACCGTGGTCGACGAGTCGACCGGCTGGATCGACCTGAGCCTGAGCTTCCTGGAGCCGTGGATCTACCCGATGGGGCCGGATTTCACGTTCGTGAAGGCGTTCGACTGGGAGCTGCGCGAGTACCCCTCCGACACCGAGCGGATCGTGCTGCCGCAGGGGTTGTGCGTCGAGGTGATGTGGCACGACGCCGACGAGTTCGCGCACTGGCGCAAGGACGGCGTCGACTTCACAAACACCCGGCTCTACCGCAAGCTGCGGGAGTTCGAGGTCGACGACGCGATCCGCACCGGCACGCCGCTCAACGGGCTGGTGAAGGTGACCGCACCGGCCGGCGTCCACATCATTGACCACGTCACGCACACCTGGCTGCGCGAGCAGCCGCGGCCGCTGGTCAAGCACTCGCTGCCCCCGAGCCTCTCTCTGCGCAAGGCGAAACCGTGA
- a CDS encoding sulfotransferase family protein, which translates to MSTTPVQPSDQPRRIVFVAGSGRSGTSVMAGTLRTLGLHVPQPEVAADSTNPKGFGEPQWVVDLHDELLRASNVQVSDARPQAWLEAGKVSADHAVRERVTQWLTGQFEAGDELVIKDPRAAWFLGLWRAGADRSAATSSYVTMLRPVTEVVGSKQAYYDARQSGVTRTAAWINMMLHTERATRGEPRAFVRYADMLADWTIPVFRIGDAFDLHAVKTAMANDIREVHKFIDPNLRRVTLTWDDVDVPDRLRDLADETWHALDGLADEGGDDARAHETCDQLRVAYADMYAEAEAFAHSTTLAARREGARTATGPAPAAQSRVDKVPHAVRAMVPPAARQKIRKALGRER; encoded by the coding sequence ATGTCGACAACTCCGGTGCAGCCGTCGGACCAGCCGCGCCGGATCGTGTTCGTGGCGGGCTCCGGGCGCAGCGGCACGAGCGTCATGGCGGGCACGCTCCGCACCCTCGGCCTGCACGTCCCGCAGCCCGAGGTGGCAGCCGACTCGACCAACCCCAAGGGGTTCGGTGAGCCGCAGTGGGTGGTCGACCTGCACGACGAGCTGCTCAGAGCCAGCAACGTGCAGGTCTCCGACGCCCGGCCCCAGGCCTGGCTCGAGGCCGGCAAGGTCAGCGCAGACCACGCGGTGCGCGAGCGCGTCACGCAGTGGCTGACAGGCCAGTTCGAGGCCGGCGACGAGCTGGTGATCAAGGATCCGCGGGCCGCCTGGTTTCTCGGGCTCTGGCGGGCTGGAGCCGACCGCAGCGCCGCCACGTCGTCGTACGTCACGATGCTCCGGCCCGTCACCGAGGTGGTCGGCAGCAAGCAGGCCTACTACGACGCTCGCCAGAGCGGCGTCACCCGCACCGCCGCGTGGATCAACATGATGCTGCACACGGAGCGGGCCACGCGCGGGGAGCCGCGGGCGTTCGTGCGGTACGCCGACATGCTGGCCGACTGGACCATTCCCGTCTTCCGCATCGGCGACGCCTTCGACCTGCACGCCGTGAAGACCGCGATGGCCAACGACATCCGCGAGGTGCACAAGTTCATCGACCCGAACCTCCGCCGAGTCACCCTCACCTGGGACGACGTCGACGTGCCCGACCGCCTCCGCGACCTCGCCGACGAGACGTGGCACGCGCTCGACGGGCTGGCCGACGAAGGTGGTGACGACGCGAGGGCACACGAGACGTGCGACCAGCTGCGGGTCGCCTACGCCGACATGTACGCCGAGGCGGAGGCCTTTGCACACTCCACGACGCTGGCCGCGCGCCGCGAGGGCGCCCGCACCGCCACCGGCCCGGCCCCGGCCGCGCAGAGCCGGGTCGACAAGGTGCCGCACGCCGTACGCGCGATGGTGCCGCCCGCCGCCCGTCAGAAGATCCGGAAGGCGCTGGGGCGTGAGCGCTGA
- a CDS encoding acyl-CoA desaturase: protein MTVLQKQRHSQVAHLTLEDVAQVGRELDAVRQRVVDSRGARDAAYIRRVIRFQRSLELGSRVALLAGRWRPAWVVGTLGLAVAKSLDNMEIGHNVLHGQWDWMRDPKIHSTTWDWDHASPPEQWKHAHNDTHHRYTNILGKDNDLGYGIMRVDEDQEWEPRHLAQPLWNLLNACIFEYGIAMYDIEFGEHLRQKRGFTPELKQRVGTALAKIRKQVTKDFVVHPLLAGPGWRSTLTANLTASFLRNVWSHSVIMCGHFPEGVETFETPALDDQETRGEWYLRQMLGSADISGSPLMHLMSGNLSHQIEHHLFPDLPSNRYAEIAVEVEQLFERYGLTYHSAPLPRQLASAWHKVLRLSLPNGWLAATNRHNVVSQVRDLVRGVAHGPDEAAAQSAAG from the coding sequence ATGACGGTCCTCCAGAAGCAACGACACAGTCAGGTCGCGCACCTGACGCTGGAAGATGTTGCGCAAGTCGGTCGCGAGCTCGACGCGGTCCGGCAGCGCGTGGTCGACAGCCGGGGAGCTCGTGACGCGGCGTACATCCGTCGGGTGATCAGGTTCCAGCGCAGTCTCGAGCTCGGCAGTCGCGTCGCGCTGCTGGCCGGCCGTTGGCGCCCTGCTTGGGTGGTCGGCACGCTAGGGCTTGCGGTGGCGAAGAGCCTGGACAACATGGAGATCGGGCACAACGTGCTCCACGGCCAGTGGGACTGGATGCGCGATCCGAAGATCCACTCCACGACCTGGGACTGGGACCACGCCTCCCCGCCGGAGCAGTGGAAGCACGCCCACAACGACACCCACCACCGCTACACGAACATCCTCGGCAAGGACAACGACCTCGGCTACGGCATCATGCGCGTCGACGAGGACCAGGAGTGGGAACCGCGACATCTCGCCCAGCCGCTGTGGAACCTGCTGAACGCCTGCATCTTCGAGTACGGCATCGCAATGTACGACATCGAGTTCGGCGAGCACCTGCGCCAGAAGCGGGGCTTCACCCCTGAGCTGAAACAGCGTGTGGGCACGGCCCTGGCCAAGATCCGCAAACAGGTGACCAAGGACTTCGTCGTTCACCCACTGCTGGCCGGGCCTGGGTGGCGCAGCACCCTGACGGCCAATCTCACCGCCAGCTTCCTGCGCAACGTGTGGAGCCACTCGGTCATCATGTGCGGACACTTTCCCGAGGGCGTCGAGACCTTCGAGACACCGGCGCTCGACGACCAGGAGACGCGCGGCGAGTGGTACCTGCGCCAGATGCTCGGGTCGGCCGACATCTCGGGCAGCCCGCTGATGCACCTGATGAGCGGCAACCTCTCGCACCAGATCGAGCACCACCTCTTCCCCGACCTCCCGAGCAACCGCTACGCGGAGATAGCCGTCGAGGTGGAGCAGCTCTTCGAGCGCTACGGCCTCACCTACCACTCCGCGCCGCTCCCCCGGCAGCTCGCGTCGGCGTGGCACAAGGTGCTGCGCCTGTCACTGCCGAACGGTTGGCTGGCGGCCACGAACCGTCACAACGTCGTCTCGCAGGTTCGCGACCTCGTCCGCGGGGTGGCGCACGGGCCCGACGAGGCGGCAGCCCAGTCTGCGGCGGGTTAG
- a CDS encoding metallophosphoesterase, translating to MAPTRLVLTSDTHLPTRAKRLPEELWSAIDAADVVVHAGDWVDEATLDAFETRSRLLVACWGNNDGPRLRARIPEFARVEIDGVRLGVTHETGAKQERERRMDLAHPGLDVLVFGHSHIPWDSTTPGGIRLLNPGSPSDRRRQPHCTFMTATAADGALANVVLHPVSAAPSDMSNTLTPTVANVGTPSRQQ from the coding sequence ATGGCCCCGACCCGCCTCGTCCTGACCTCCGACACGCACCTGCCCACGCGCGCCAAACGCCTGCCTGAGGAGTTGTGGAGCGCTATCGACGCTGCTGACGTCGTGGTGCACGCCGGCGACTGGGTCGACGAGGCGACCCTGGACGCTTTCGAGACTCGGTCACGACTGCTGGTGGCCTGTTGGGGAAACAACGACGGTCCGAGGCTGCGGGCGCGAATCCCCGAGTTCGCCCGAGTGGAGATCGACGGCGTGCGGCTCGGCGTGACGCACGAGACGGGCGCCAAGCAGGAACGCGAGCGCCGGATGGACCTGGCCCACCCAGGCCTCGACGTGCTCGTCTTCGGCCACAGCCACATTCCATGGGACTCCACGACGCCCGGCGGCATCCGGCTACTCAATCCCGGCTCACCCAGCGATCGCCGGCGCCAACCTCACTGCACCTTCATGACCGCCACGGCGGCGGACGGCGCGCTAGCCAACGTCGTACTCCACCCGGTGTCGGCCGCTCCTTCGGACATGAGCAACACGCTCACGCCAACCGTGGCGAACGTGGGCACACCATCGCGCCAGCAGTGA
- a CDS encoding DUF1036 domain-containing protein codes for MSLTIVNRVDGLDLYVAIMYEDRMCDGNPPPDGSWAKAGWYRVPPFQTLPPPYEGAPPLTFGGRKEVITGSIKRRYVYVHARAWNGSNWVAGWGDRSPRNLPLHYGFKECIWYQFDQPLDRCWFLEFYSPSQDLTVDLHL; via the coding sequence ATGAGCCTCACGATCGTGAACCGCGTCGACGGTCTCGATCTCTACGTCGCGATCATGTACGAGGATCGCATGTGCGACGGCAATCCCCCGCCCGACGGAAGCTGGGCCAAAGCCGGCTGGTATCGCGTGCCCCCGTTCCAAACGCTGCCCCCGCCATACGAAGGGGCACCACCTTTGACCTTTGGGGGCCGAAAAGAGGTGATTACCGGCAGCATCAAGAGACGGTACGTCTACGTGCACGCCAGAGCCTGGAACGGATCGAACTGGGTGGCTGGCTGGGGAGACAGGAGTCCGAGAAACCTGCCACTGCACTACGGGTTCAAGGAGTGCATCTGGTACCAGTTCGACCAGCCCCTCGATCGATGCTGGTTCCTTGAGTTCTACTCACCGTCGCAAGACCTGACGGTCGATCTGCACCTCTAG
- a CDS encoding IS630 family transposase translates to MANRPAPALVLRAGDREELERWTRASTVTASAAKRARIVLLADDGVANTRIAELVDATVTTVLLWRQRYQAKGLVGLADQPRSGRPRTLDHRAIVAETLKPPPKKLGVTHWSSRLLAERLKISNTSVARAWRAYGVKPWKAESFRFSTDPELAGKVTDICGLYLAPPQNAIVLCVDEKSQIQALDRTVPILPMQEGRIERRSHDYYRHGTSTLFAALDIATGQVTAALKQRHRHQEFLAFLKQIERAYRHVLDSDGEPVELHLVMDNYAAHKHTNVRAWLEKNPRFKVHFTPTHASWMNLVEVWFGIVERQAIRRGVFKSVKDLNTKIRTFIDGWNDRSHPFVWTKTAEEILKKANRPTTSNPRH, encoded by the coding sequence ATGGCGAATCGTCCTGCTCCGGCCCTTGTTCTGCGTGCTGGCGATCGCGAAGAGCTCGAACGTTGGACCCGGGCATCGACAGTGACGGCGTCTGCTGCGAAGCGTGCCCGGATCGTGTTGCTCGCGGACGACGGGGTGGCCAACACCCGGATCGCGGAGCTGGTCGACGCGACGGTGACCACGGTGTTGTTGTGGCGGCAGCGGTACCAGGCCAAGGGGTTGGTTGGTCTGGCTGATCAGCCGCGGTCTGGTCGTCCGCGGACGCTGGACCATCGTGCGATCGTGGCCGAGACCTTGAAGCCGCCGCCGAAGAAGCTGGGTGTCACGCACTGGTCCTCGCGACTGCTTGCCGAGCGTCTGAAGATCAGCAACACCTCGGTCGCCCGCGCGTGGCGGGCCTACGGGGTCAAGCCGTGGAAGGCCGAATCGTTCCGGTTCTCCACCGACCCCGAGCTGGCCGGGAAGGTCACCGACATCTGCGGTCTCTACCTCGCGCCACCACAGAACGCGATCGTGCTGTGCGTGGATGAGAAGTCCCAGATCCAGGCGCTGGACCGCACCGTCCCGATCCTGCCCATGCAGGAGGGGCGGATCGAGCGCCGATCCCACGACTACTACCGACACGGTACCTCGACCCTTTTCGCCGCCCTCGACATCGCCACCGGGCAAGTCACCGCCGCCCTCAAGCAACGGCACCGACATCAGGAGTTCCTGGCGTTCCTCAAGCAGATCGAACGGGCCTACCGACACGTCCTCGACAGCGACGGCGAGCCCGTCGAGCTGCACCTGGTGATGGACAACTACGCCGCACACAAACACACGAACGTCCGCGCGTGGCTCGAGAAGAACCCGCGGTTCAAGGTCCACTTCACCCCGACCCACGCCTCCTGGATGAACCTGGTCGAGGTCTGGTTCGGCATCGTCGAGCGACAAGCCATCCGCCGCGGAGTGTTCAAGTCCGTCAAAGACCTCAACACCAAGATCCGCACCTTCATCGACGGCTGGAACGACCGCTCCCACCCCTTCGTGTGGACAAAGACCGCCGAGGAAATCCTCAAGAAGGCCAACCGTCCAACAACTTCAAATCCGCGCCACTAG
- a CDS encoding SRPBCC family protein, which translates to MSQIQKSIDVDVPVSTAYNQWTQFESFPEFMSGVESITQIGDTRSHWVTNIAGVEREFDTEVSEQHPDERVAWHSVGGDTKHAGVVTFHRLDESRTRVMVQIDWDASGLLEKLGSMVNVDDRQVAKDLDRFKDFIERQGNESGAWRGDVDAGS; encoded by the coding sequence GTGAGCCAGATCCAGAAGTCCATCGATGTCGACGTACCGGTCAGCACGGCGTACAACCAGTGGACGCAGTTCGAGTCCTTCCCGGAGTTCATGTCGGGCGTCGAGTCGATCACCCAGATCGGCGACACCCGGAGCCACTGGGTCACCAACATCGCCGGCGTCGAGCGCGAGTTCGACACCGAGGTCAGCGAACAGCACCCTGACGAGCGGGTCGCGTGGCACAGCGTGGGGGGCGACACGAAGCACGCCGGCGTGGTCACCTTCCACCGCCTCGACGAGTCGAGGACCCGCGTCATGGTCCAGATCGACTGGGACGCCTCGGGCCTCCTCGAGAAGCTCGGATCGATGGTCAACGTCGACGATCGCCAGGTCGCCAAGGACCTCGACCGCTTCAAGGACTTCATCGAGAGGCAGGGCAACGAGTCCGGCGCGTGGCGCGGCGACGTCGACGCCGGGTCCTGA
- a CDS encoding GH1 family beta-glucosidase — MTDRETTVRSAGRDFPLLPAGFTFGTSTASYQIEGAASADGKGRSIWDTFTHADGSVVDGSTGDEACDHYHRVDQDVALMKGLSHGLGTTGYRFSISWPRIQPTGSGPANAKGLAFYDRLVDTLLDNGVAPMATLYHWDLPQALEDDGGWLNRVTVDRFAEYAHIVGAKLADRVAHWIPVNEPNVVTMLGYGLGVHAPGKDLLFEAMPVAHHLLLGHGRAAMALRSHGAESVGCANNHAPIWPASEDPADTGMSKIFDQLWNGVYLEPMLLGRYPIDIEPLLEPVVLPGDMATIRQPLDFYGVNYYNPMRIAAADEGATMPFEIRDILGYPTTDFGWPVVPDALREWLIVFRARYRAALPPIVITESGCSYNMGPDEHGVVDDQPRIDYLDAHIRAVSDAVNRGVDVRGYYCWSLMDNFEWAEGYTQRFGLVHVDFETQKRTPKRSYAWYADLIAAQPPADA; from the coding sequence GTGACCGACCGGGAGACAACTGTGCGCTCAGCCGGGCGCGACTTCCCGTTGCTGCCCGCCGGCTTCACGTTCGGCACCAGCACCGCGTCGTACCAGATCGAGGGCGCTGCCAGCGCTGACGGCAAGGGCCGCAGTATCTGGGACACCTTCACCCACGCCGACGGCAGCGTCGTCGACGGCAGCACGGGCGACGAGGCGTGCGATCACTACCACCGGGTCGACCAGGACGTCGCGCTGATGAAGGGGCTGAGCCACGGTCTGGGCACCACCGGCTACCGCTTCTCGATCTCGTGGCCGCGCATCCAGCCGACCGGCTCCGGCCCGGCCAACGCCAAGGGCCTCGCGTTCTACGACCGGCTCGTCGACACCCTGCTCGACAACGGTGTCGCACCGATGGCGACGCTCTACCACTGGGACCTCCCGCAGGCGCTCGAGGACGACGGCGGCTGGCTGAACCGCGTCACCGTCGACCGCTTCGCGGAGTACGCCCACATCGTGGGCGCGAAGCTCGCCGACCGGGTCGCGCACTGGATCCCGGTCAACGAGCCCAACGTGGTCACGATGCTGGGCTACGGGCTCGGCGTGCACGCGCCCGGCAAGGACCTGCTGTTCGAGGCCATGCCGGTCGCCCACCACCTGCTGCTCGGGCACGGCCGGGCCGCGATGGCGCTGCGCTCGCACGGCGCCGAGAGTGTCGGCTGCGCCAACAACCACGCGCCGATCTGGCCGGCCAGCGAGGACCCCGCCGACACCGGGATGAGCAAGATCTTCGACCAGCTGTGGAACGGCGTGTATCTGGAGCCGATGCTGCTGGGCCGCTACCCGATCGACATCGAACCGCTGCTCGAGCCCGTCGTACTCCCCGGCGACATGGCCACCATCCGCCAGCCCCTCGACTTCTACGGCGTCAACTACTACAACCCGATGCGCATCGCGGCAGCCGACGAAGGCGCGACGATGCCCTTCGAGATCCGCGACATCCTGGGCTACCCGACCACCGACTTCGGCTGGCCCGTGGTGCCCGACGCGCTGCGCGAGTGGCTGATCGTCTTCCGCGCGCGCTACCGCGCCGCCCTGCCGCCGATCGTCATCACCGAGTCGGGCTGCAGCTACAACATGGGGCCGGACGAGCACGGCGTCGTCGACGACCAGCCGCGCATCGACTACCTCGACGCCCACATCCGTGCCGTCTCCGACGCCGTCAACCGCGGCGTCGACGTGCGCGGCTACTACTGCTGGTCGCTGATGGACAACTTCGAGTGGGCCGAGGGCTACACCCAGCGCTTCGGCCTGGTGCACGTCGACTTCGAGACCCAGAAGCGCACACCGAAGCGGTCCTATGCCTGGTACGCCGACCTCATCGCCGCCCAGCCGCCCGCCGACGCCTGA
- a CDS encoding pirin family protein → MTLDLYAASSRPLTRRPDRETAHSFSFGEHYDPANLGFGPLIAHNDDKVSPGGGYPTHPHSDLEIVTWVLSGALVHTDSLGHHSVLEPGTVQVQSAGSGITHSEIADAASGPTRFVQAWVRPDSSGGTPSRAVSSPVVAAGLHRVAGGSDLPIGVAGATFWVGSVASSVVLPEAPLLHVFDASSGDAWRVRDEPGRSLELAAPGSLLVWAFDH, encoded by the coding sequence ATGACCCTCGACCTGTACGCCGCTTCGTCGAGGCCGCTGACCAGACGTCCGGACCGCGAGACCGCGCACTCGTTCTCGTTCGGCGAGCACTACGACCCCGCGAACCTCGGCTTCGGGCCGCTGATCGCCCACAACGACGACAAGGTGTCGCCCGGAGGCGGCTATCCGACGCATCCGCACAGCGACCTCGAGATCGTCACCTGGGTGCTGTCGGGGGCGCTGGTGCACACCGACTCGCTCGGGCATCACTCGGTGCTGGAGCCCGGGACCGTGCAGGTGCAGTCGGCCGGCTCGGGCATTACGCACTCCGAGATCGCAGACGCCGCGTCCGGGCCGACCAGGTTCGTACAGGCGTGGGTGCGGCCCGACTCGTCCGGAGGTACGCCGTCGCGCGCCGTCTCCTCGCCCGTTGTCGCGGCGGGGTTGCACCGGGTTGCCGGGGGTTCGGACCTGCCGATCGGGGTGGCCGGGGCGACGTTCTGGGTGGGCTCGGTCGCTTCGAGCGTCGTACTGCCGGAAGCTCCGCTGCTGCACGTGTTCGACGCGAGCTCGGGCGATGCGTGGCGCGTCCGCGACGAGCCGGGTCGCTCTCTGGAGCTGGCGGCGCCCGGATCGCTGCTGGTGTGGGCGTTCGATCACTGA
- a CDS encoding MFS transporter, translating into MDLRELPRVVWVLAASRFVGSATAFVFLFLTLYLTGPRDLSAPTAGVISGVIGVALLVGNFTGGRWGDRFGHRRVLLIASSVGAVVLMSVPWLPVWLMAAALPVAAYLSATGGVSTGALTALAVPRGSRRTAVAINRAASNAGFVIGPLLGALVFTWSCDALFILDGLAVLAIRVALSRALPKEEPAVEVEEVPHPGMWGSVRADRSLVVLLVGVVLVDIVYRQLYTTLPLHLRDSGAPIGLYATVIAVGSGLILLLEIPATQQLRHRSAYPVIAIGYALVGVGTVMFGLPVTVVTVVIAMTVLTAGEILYKTTATAHFLDAAPDHLVGQYQGLYSGASTSGMMLAGPIGTTLYAAAPGLLWPAMGATAVVAAGFVLASATAAG; encoded by the coding sequence GTGGACCTCCGCGAGCTGCCCCGCGTCGTGTGGGTGCTGGCGGCCTCCCGCTTCGTCGGCTCGGCGACGGCGTTCGTCTTCCTCTTCCTCACCCTCTATCTGACCGGGCCGCGCGACCTGAGCGCGCCGACCGCAGGCGTGATCTCCGGTGTCATCGGGGTCGCCCTGCTGGTGGGCAACTTCACCGGCGGACGCTGGGGTGACCGGTTCGGCCACCGCCGGGTGCTGCTCATCGCGTCGTCGGTCGGCGCCGTCGTACTCATGTCCGTGCCGTGGCTGCCGGTCTGGCTGATGGCAGCCGCCCTCCCGGTGGCCGCGTATCTGAGTGCCACCGGCGGCGTCTCGACAGGCGCCCTCACCGCTCTTGCCGTGCCCCGGGGCAGCCGGCGTACCGCCGTGGCCATCAACCGGGCCGCCTCCAACGCCGGCTTCGTGATCGGCCCGCTGCTCGGAGCGCTGGTGTTCACCTGGAGTTGCGACGCCCTGTTCATCCTCGACGGCCTGGCCGTGCTGGCGATCCGGGTCGCGCTCAGCCGAGCGCTGCCCAAGGAGGAGCCTGCCGTCGAGGTCGAGGAGGTTCCGCATCCCGGAATGTGGGGCTCCGTGCGCGCCGACCGGTCGCTGGTGGTGCTGCTCGTCGGCGTGGTGCTCGTCGACATCGTCTATCGCCAGCTCTACACGACTCTCCCGCTGCACCTGCGAGACTCGGGGGCGCCCATCGGCCTCTACGCGACCGTGATCGCGGTCGGCTCCGGGCTCATTCTGCTGCTCGAGATCCCGGCGACGCAGCAGTTGCGCCACCGGTCGGCGTACCCCGTGATCGCGATCGGCTACGCCCTGGTCGGAGTCGGCACCGTCATGTTCGGTCTGCCGGTGACGGTCGTGACGGTAGTGATCGCGATGACGGTGCTCACGGCCGGCGAGATCCTCTACAAGACGACCGCCACCGCGCACTTCCTCGATGCGGCGCCCGACCACCTCGTCGGGCAGTACCAGGGCCTCTACAGCGGCGCCTCCACCAGCGGCATGATGCTGGCCGGCCCGATCGGCACGACCTTGTACGCCGCAGCGCCGGGGTTGCTCTGGCCGGCGATGGGAGCCACCGCGGTTGTGGCGGCAGGGTTCGTGCTGGCGTCGGCTACCGCCGCTGGTTGA